In Bradyrhizobium erythrophlei, a single genomic region encodes these proteins:
- a CDS encoding winged helix-turn-helix transcriptional regulator, with product MRSKGFDGMICSIAGVMAAIGDRWGLLILRDLVLGLRRYEDFRHSTGVTHATLSDRLKHLEENELIERRRYQTNPERFEYFLTKKGMQIAAVMPVLAQIGDRCDVSGASAPPLKFVNRKTGADIGWGFFDKKTGEQLDAKDLAIKEGPGSDELVRWRLSHAERLHKK from the coding sequence ATGCGCTCCAAGGGCTTCGATGGAATGATCTGCTCAATCGCCGGTGTCATGGCGGCGATTGGCGATCGTTGGGGTCTGCTGATCCTTCGTGACCTCGTCCTCGGCCTGAGGCGATACGAGGATTTTCGTCATTCCACGGGCGTGACGCATGCGACACTAAGCGACCGGCTGAAGCATCTAGAAGAAAACGAACTGATCGAGCGGCGGCGCTATCAGACGAATCCCGAACGATTTGAATACTTCCTGACGAAGAAGGGTATGCAAATCGCCGCTGTGATGCCGGTGCTCGCACAGATCGGGGACCGTTGTGATGTCTCAGGCGCTTCGGCCCCGCCCCTGAAATTTGTGAATCGCAAAACCGGCGCCGACATAGGGTGGGGGTTTTTCGATAAAAAGACCGGCGAGCAGCTAGACGCCAAAGACCTCGCAATCAAGGAAGGTCCGGGATCGGACGAACTGGTTCGCTGGCGACTCTCCCACGCCGAGCGCCTCCATAAAAAATAG
- a CDS encoding propionyl-CoA synthetase → MNIQHKSTYHEVHARSLRDPEGFWGEAAREIDWIKPAEKIFDSAQGLYGRWFAGAVVNTCYNALDRHVAGGRADQLALIHDSPLTGRVTRFTYAELLAEVKTLAGVMTDFGVTKGDRVIIYMPMVPEAVVAMLACARIGAVHSVVFGGFAAKELATRIEDAAPKLIFSASCGIEPGRIVAYKPLLDEAIKLASVKPEACVILQRPQQTCDLTSGRDHDWADLREAATKANKSADCVQVAATDPLYILYTSGTTGRPKGVVRDNGGHLVALKWSMFHLYGIKPGEVWWCGSDIGWVVGHSYIVYGPLIHGATSIMYEGKPVGTPDAGAFWRVIAEHKAVALFTAPTAFRAIRKEDPDGKFIRQYDLSKFRTLFLAGERADPPTVEWAEAQLKVPVIDHWWQTETGWCIAGNPVGLGMLPVKHGSPTVPMPGYRVEVVDEASKPVSAGTMGSIVIKLPMPPACLPTLWRQDERCKEAYFSEFPGYYKTSDAGYMDEDGYVYVMGRTDDIINVAGHRLSTGGMEEILASHPDVAECAVLGIKDAIKGEVPCGFLVLKAGVARKPIEIEKEIVALVREKLGPVAAFKLAITVGRLPKTRSGKILRGTIKKIADGEPWSMPATIEDPKVLDEISDALKGRV, encoded by the coding sequence ATGAACATTCAGCACAAGAGTACCTATCACGAGGTCCATGCGCGCTCGCTCCGCGACCCCGAGGGCTTTTGGGGCGAGGCGGCGCGCGAGATCGACTGGATCAAGCCGGCGGAGAAGATTTTCGATTCTGCCCAGGGTCTCTATGGCCGCTGGTTTGCCGGCGCCGTCGTCAACACCTGCTACAATGCGCTCGACCGTCATGTCGCGGGCGGCCGCGCCGATCAGCTCGCGCTGATCCATGATTCGCCGCTCACCGGCCGTGTCACCAGATTTACCTACGCCGAACTTCTGGCCGAGGTGAAGACGCTCGCCGGCGTCATGACGGATTTCGGCGTCACCAAGGGCGATCGCGTCATCATCTACATGCCGATGGTGCCGGAAGCTGTGGTGGCAATGCTGGCCTGCGCGCGGATCGGCGCGGTCCATTCGGTGGTGTTCGGCGGATTTGCGGCCAAGGAATTGGCGACCCGCATCGAGGACGCCGCGCCAAAGCTGATCTTTTCCGCAAGCTGCGGCATCGAGCCCGGCCGCATCGTCGCTTACAAGCCGTTGCTCGACGAGGCGATCAAGCTCGCGAGCGTGAAACCGGAAGCCTGCGTCATCCTGCAACGGCCGCAGCAGACCTGTGACCTGACGAGCGGCCGCGACCACGACTGGGCTGACTTGCGTGAAGCGGCGACAAAAGCGAACAAATCCGCCGACTGCGTTCAGGTAGCGGCGACCGATCCGCTCTATATTCTCTACACGTCAGGTACGACCGGCAGGCCCAAGGGCGTGGTGCGCGACAATGGCGGGCATCTGGTCGCGCTGAAATGGTCGATGTTCCACCTCTATGGCATCAAGCCGGGCGAGGTCTGGTGGTGCGGCTCGGACATCGGCTGGGTGGTCGGCCACAGCTACATCGTCTATGGCCCGCTGATCCATGGCGCGACCTCGATCATGTATGAAGGCAAGCCGGTCGGCACGCCCGATGCCGGCGCGTTCTGGCGCGTGATCGCCGAGCACAAGGCGGTGGCGCTGTTCACCGCGCCGACCGCGTTCCGCGCCATCCGCAAAGAGGATCCGGACGGCAAATTCATCCGACAATATGATCTGTCGAAATTCCGCACGCTGTTCCTGGCCGGCGAACGCGCCGACCCGCCGACGGTGGAATGGGCCGAGGCGCAATTGAAAGTGCCCGTGATCGATCACTGGTGGCAGACCGAAACCGGCTGGTGCATCGCCGGCAACCCGGTGGGCTTGGGGATGTTGCCGGTCAAGCATGGTTCACCGACCGTGCCGATGCCGGGTTACCGCGTCGAGGTCGTGGACGAAGCCTCCAAGCCGGTGAGCGCGGGTACCATGGGCTCCATCGTGATCAAGCTGCCGATGCCGCCGGCCTGCCTGCCGACCTTGTGGCGGCAGGATGAGCGCTGCAAGGAAGCCTATTTCAGCGAATTTCCCGGCTACTACAAAACTTCCGACGCCGGTTACATGGACGAAGACGGCTACGTCTATGTGATGGGCCGCACCGACGACATCATCAATGTCGCGGGGCACCGCCTTTCTACCGGCGGCATGGAGGAGATCCTGGCCTCGCATCCTGATGTCGCCGAATGCGCCGTGCTCGGCATCAAGGACGCGATCAAGGGCGAGGTGCCTTGCGGCTTCCTGGTGCTGAAGGCCGGCGTGGCGCGCAAGCCGATTGAGATCGAAAAGGAAATCGTGGCGCTGGTCCGCGAGAAACTCGGCCCGGTGGCGGCGTTCAAGCTGGCGATCACGGTGGGACGTTTGCCGAAGACGCGCTCGGGCAAGATCCTGCGCGGCACCATCAAGAAGATCGCCGACGGCGAGCCATGGTCCATGCCCGCCACCATCGAGGACCCCAAGGTGCTGGACGAGATCTCGGATGCCTTGAAGGGCAGGGTGTAA